From the Acaryochloris marina S15 genome, one window contains:
- a CDS encoding IS4 family transposase, giving the protein MKTSFAKIISPHCSMTACSVSSQEMTLSVGDTTFLDYEGIKQKRQGYGPQGRGGNGLLLHSALAVDPEQGQPLGLLWQKVWNRQHRPKPPKNETSRQKKKRQTKARKTARERLFEEKESYRWVEALHAVEKAVGPSTRIIHVFDREGDIAEVFERLNTLDNTGLVVRASHNRCLEHDPNRLWEKLEAQSVQFEYEIDLPKTKGRSARTAKLAVRCCLVELQRPARLAASQPLQVYAVYATEVAPPEGEEPVSWMLLTSEVVTTVEMAQTILRWYTYRWRVEEYHKVLKSGTQVERYRLASEGMKTLLGFLCVTAVELLRVTYLERTQPQLPAQDVLTPLQIKVLIAKTPKVPKTLTVAWAVQAVARLGGYLEHRRNTPIGIQVLWKGWAKLNDLIEGWLLATQET; this is encoded by the coding sequence GTGAAAACCAGCTTCGCTAAGATTATTTCTCCTCATTGTTCTATGACCGCTTGTAGCGTATCGTCGCAAGAGATGACCTTGAGTGTTGGCGACACCACCTTCCTCGACTATGAAGGTATCAAGCAGAAGCGCCAAGGCTATGGTCCCCAAGGCAGAGGGGGGAATGGATTATTACTCCATAGTGCCTTAGCCGTTGACCCTGAGCAGGGCCAACCCTTGGGTTTGTTATGGCAAAAAGTGTGGAATCGTCAGCATCGTCCCAAGCCCCCGAAGAATGAAACGTCCCGACAAAAGAAGAAACGTCAGACCAAAGCGCGTAAAACTGCTCGGGAGCGTCTATTTGAGGAAAAAGAATCCTATCGTTGGGTGGAAGCACTGCACGCAGTGGAGAAAGCTGTGGGTCCTTCAACTCGTATCATTCATGTCTTTGACCGAGAAGGAGACATTGCTGAAGTCTTTGAACGACTCAATACCCTAGACAATACGGGACTCGTGGTTAGAGCCTCTCATAATCGTTGTCTAGAACACGATCCTAATCGCCTGTGGGAAAAGCTGGAAGCCCAGAGTGTTCAGTTCGAGTATGAGATTGACTTACCTAAAACGAAAGGCCGGAGTGCGCGCACGGCTAAGTTAGCTGTGAGATGTTGTCTTGTTGAACTTCAAAGACCAGCCCGACTAGCTGCCAGTCAACCCCTTCAGGTTTACGCTGTCTATGCAACAGAAGTAGCCCCACCTGAAGGGGAAGAACCAGTGTCATGGATGTTGCTCACTAGTGAAGTCGTGACAACAGTAGAAATGGCCCAAACCATTTTGCGTTGGTACACCTACCGTTGGCGAGTTGAGGAGTATCACAAAGTTCTAAAATCGGGCACTCAGGTGGAGCGATATCGGTTGGCATCTGAGGGAATGAAAACCTTATTGGGATTCCTGTGTGTCACTGCTGTAGAGCTGTTGCGTGTGACTTATTTAGAACGAACACAACCTCAATTACCTGCACAAGATGTCCTCACGCCTTTACAGATCAAAGTTCTCATTGCCAAGACCCCGAAGGTACCTAAAACATTAACGGTGGCATGGGCTGTTCAAGCAGTTGCACGACTCGGGGGATATCTGGAGCATCGTCGAAACACACCGATTGGAATTCAAGTCCTGTGGAAAGGGTGGGCGAAGCTCAATGACCTGATTGAAGGCTGGCTGTTAGCTACCCAGGAGACTTAG
- a CDS encoding transposase DNA-binding-containing protein, whose product MSPERYEQNFGTCELGDQRLNHRAFSIGRSLSEKFGQALSTVFETGKALKRSYEFSQM is encoded by the coding sequence ATGAGTCCAGAGCGTTATGAGCAAAATTTTGGAACCTGTGAGTTGGGTGATCAACGATTGAATCACCGTGCATTCAGTATCGGTCGTTCTCTGAGCGAGAAATTTGGTCAAGCCCTATCGACCGTATTTGAGACTGGGAAAGCCCTCAAACGGTCTTACGAGTTTTCGCAAATGTGA
- a CDS encoding DUF1622 domain-containing protein: MESVNSFADGLAVLVLLLNTILISLCQLLALFVVFVGICKGLFIFLKNSLLQPHTPIAFQRSRLEMGYAFSLGLSFLIGATILNTMFSKQLEDIGRLILIIGLRTLLNLLLERAINHIPQAKKEGNYDTIGANINNYSSQQPIVQLDQ; encoded by the coding sequence ATGGAATCTGTTAATTCTTTTGCCGATGGTTTAGCAGTTTTAGTATTGCTTCTGAATACGATACTAATTAGCTTATGCCAGCTATTGGCCCTGTTTGTAGTTTTTGTGGGAATTTGCAAGGGCTTATTCATATTCTTAAAGAATTCACTCCTTCAACCTCATACTCCGATCGCATTTCAGAGAAGTCGCCTCGAAATGGGATACGCTTTTTCTTTGGGACTTAGTTTCTTGATCGGGGCTACAATCCTCAACACTATGTTCTCCAAACAGTTGGAAGATATTGGACGGTTAATTCTGATTATTGGTTTGAGGACCTTGCTCAATCTATTACTTGAGCGTGCTATTAACCACATTCCTCAAGCGAAGAAAGAGGGTAACTATGACACTATTGGAGCAAATATTAACAACTATTCTTCTCAGCAGCCGATTGTTCAGTTAGATCAATAA
- a CDS encoding cation:proton antiporter has protein sequence MLSVFLSAVVAQLIGVENIIGAFLAGLAINSIIGDGPVKEKTEFLGSVLFIPMFFINMGLLLDLKAFSSIFASIQLPLVVVSTLLTTKMLASLCTKYLFSYSWPQFWAMWSLSIPQVAATLAAALVSYEANIINIQVFNSVILMMLLTSILGPLVTSRFARQLAVQKTFDPNLSFDWLPLPSNSPELFSVVVPVYNPKTEQFLIELAALISCYENGRIIPLAIALAQPQMNAPQLEKALSYCQHRLTAAVSFNKSIGAHMQPKLRIDGNVAQAISHVGREENANLIVLGMGKRTRLNDRWFNSIQYAVMCAAHCPVVVAQLLVSPLYLQNILVPIKDPNPVILRTLRFAQILASANQGQITLLHICSPRSPEKERARIKMQMERLIDQLPAVECRIKTLLLEAELPISAIAQISKDYDLVILRLLYRRLGNGLNLGTHTTPLLERLKVSTILVSEPNKIFHDRLATSNPTQELSASCQ, from the coding sequence ATGCTCTCGGTCTTTTTGAGTGCTGTAGTAGCCCAATTGATTGGAGTAGAAAATATTATTGGGGCCTTTCTAGCTGGGCTAGCCATTAACAGCATCATTGGAGATGGCCCCGTTAAAGAAAAAACAGAATTTTTGGGTAGTGTCCTCTTTATTCCCATGTTTTTCATCAACATGGGGTTATTGTTAGACCTGAAAGCCTTCAGCAGTATTTTTGCCTCGATACAGTTGCCGTTGGTAGTTGTAAGCACTTTGCTCACGACTAAAATGTTGGCATCCCTCTGTACCAAATATCTTTTTAGTTATAGCTGGCCTCAGTTTTGGGCCATGTGGTCACTGTCCATTCCTCAAGTGGCTGCAACTTTGGCTGCAGCGTTGGTGAGCTACGAAGCCAATATCATCAATATTCAGGTGTTTAACAGCGTCATTCTCATGATGCTGCTCACGTCGATCTTAGGACCGCTGGTGACTTCTCGGTTTGCTCGCCAGTTAGCAGTACAAAAGACCTTTGACCCGAACCTTTCCTTTGATTGGTTGCCACTTCCCAGCAATAGTCCCGAACTCTTCTCAGTTGTGGTTCCTGTATACAACCCAAAAACTGAACAATTTTTAATTGAGTTGGCAGCATTGATCTCCTGCTATGAAAATGGCCGAATCATTCCCTTAGCCATCGCATTAGCACAACCTCAGATGAATGCGCCTCAGCTAGAGAAGGCTTTGTCATACTGTCAGCATCGACTAACTGCCGCTGTAAGTTTCAATAAATCCATTGGGGCACATATGCAGCCCAAACTTCGCATTGACGGCAATGTTGCCCAAGCGATTAGCCATGTGGGTCGGGAAGAAAATGCCAATTTAATTGTCTTAGGCATGGGCAAACGGACTCGATTAAATGATCGCTGGTTCAATAGCATCCAATATGCAGTCATGTGTGCTGCTCATTGCCCAGTCGTAGTTGCTCAGCTGCTAGTCTCACCCTTGTATCTGCAAAATATTTTGGTGCCCATCAAGGATCCAAACCCTGTCATTCTTAGAACTCTGCGGTTTGCGCAGATATTGGCATCGGCAAACCAAGGCCAAATTACACTGTTGCATATTTGTAGCCCTCGATCCCCGGAAAAGGAACGCGCCCGGATCAAAATGCAGATGGAGAGGCTTATTGATCAATTGCCAGCAGTAGAATGTAGGATAAAAACTTTACTACTGGAAGCTGAATTACCCATATCAGCTATTGCTCAGATATCGAAAGATTATGACCTTGTGATATTGAGATTGCTATATCGTCGTTTAGGGAATGGTCTAAATCTTGGGACCCATACAACTCCTCTTCTAGAGCGACTCAAGGTGTCAACAATCCTAGTGAGCGAACCAAATAAAATTTTTCATGATCGCTTAGCAACAAGTAATCCCACCCAAGAACTATCGGCAAGTTGTCAATAA
- a CDS encoding NF041680 family putative transposase, which yields MTSLDKLKNFRQSIYYRLGNAKDALFDLMDAVLTTRSISSFVELSLSPLFRRKWPSIYKALQDADPSRQLLMEAYAKEIPPSELIVLAGDHTAWPRIYAKTLRERTYEHQPQPLSGVKPITLGQGYSSIAWIPEAQGSWALPLVHERITSFETPLEKAATQLRQVCLQLTGLILFLADSEYGCAPFLKQSADILCDQLLRLRPNRVLYQDPPPYQGKGRPRKHGAKFALKAPDTWHEPQEQLMFEDNELGRVRVRCWTSLHFKQAAEHPFSVILIERLDAPSSKPLWLVWISKQHLSVTQLWRQYLRRFALEHWYRFVRQRLHWTVPQLSTAEQMEAWSDLMPVLTWQLWLARTLVKDTPLPWQKQMASLSPGRVADSITALLARIGSPATDPKPRGKSPGWTTGRKRTQRPRYPTVRKRASKPKKKEKVAA from the coding sequence ATGACTAGTCTGGACAAACTAAAGAACTTTCGCCAGTCAATCTACTACCGATTAGGGAATGCGAAGGATGCTTTATTCGACTTGATGGATGCAGTACTTACCACTCGCAGCATCAGTTCATTTGTAGAGCTGTCCCTCAGTCCCCTGTTTCGCCGCAAATGGCCGAGTATTTATAAAGCCCTTCAAGATGCCGATCCTTCTCGTCAACTCTTGATGGAGGCATATGCCAAGGAGATTCCCCCATCAGAGCTGATCGTCTTGGCGGGAGACCATACGGCCTGGCCACGGATTTATGCTAAGACTCTGCGTGAACGCACATATGAACACCAACCTCAACCGCTAAGTGGTGTGAAACCCATCACCCTTGGCCAAGGGTACAGCAGCATTGCCTGGATTCCTGAAGCCCAAGGGAGTTGGGCATTACCTTTAGTGCATGAACGCATCACCAGTTTTGAAACGCCACTGGAGAAAGCCGCTACTCAACTGCGGCAAGTGTGTCTCCAACTGACGGGTCTGATTCTCTTTTTGGCAGATAGTGAGTATGGGTGTGCCCCCTTTCTCAAACAGAGTGCAGATATACTCTGTGACCAACTCTTGCGATTACGTCCCAACCGAGTCCTCTATCAGGACCCTCCTCCATATCAGGGCAAAGGTCGACCCCGAAAACATGGTGCTAAATTCGCCCTCAAAGCTCCAGATACGTGGCATGAACCTCAAGAGCAGCTGATGTTCGAGGACAATGAGCTGGGACGAGTGCGAGTGAGGTGCTGGACATCTCTGCATTTCAAGCAGGCAGCAGAACATCCGTTTTCAGTCATTTTAATAGAGCGATTGGATGCTCCATCCTCAAAACCGTTGTGGCTCGTTTGGATTTCCAAACAGCATCTGAGCGTGACTCAATTGTGGCGTCAGTATCTCCGTCGATTTGCCCTGGAGCATTGGTATCGGTTTGTTCGTCAACGTCTACATTGGACCGTCCCGCAACTGTCCACAGCGGAGCAAATGGAAGCCTGGTCTGACCTGATGCCAGTGCTTACCTGGCAACTATGGCTGGCTCGTACCCTCGTTAAAGATACGCCACTACCCTGGCAAAAACAGATGGCCTCATTGTCTCCAGGACGGGTTGCTGACTCTATTACTGCTCTTTTAGCTAGGATTGGTTCCCCTGCAACTGACCCCAAACCTCGTGGAAAGTCGCCGGGGTGGACGACAGGTAGAAAAAGAACTCAGCGACCTCGCTATCCAACTGTAAGGAAAAGAGCATCTAAGCCCAAAAAGAAGGAGAAGGTAGCAGCCTAA
- a CDS encoding IS630 family transposase — MLAQFKLRFTQSTRKKIEAKLRQAYGSQNLRLVKRISALLQLGQGGSVAQVAETLALGEQTIRDYLHAFLKRGIASFRYKASQGRRSKLTPRQRQQLKSWIKAGPLKAGYECGCWSALMVQDLIAKRFNVSYHPHYVSTLLRNLGFSFQRARFVAAHLNEAKRQEWMTHKWPEILRLSAAKDALILFGDEASFAQWGSLSYTWSLRGDQPTLPTSGKRKAYKVFGLIDYHSGQFFYQGQTGRFNSEGYTAFLTQVLQQTHKHIILIQDGARYHTSKATKQFFDQQSARLTPFQLPTYSPDFNPIEFLWKKLKKRSTHLRFFKQFDDLVQQVDEGLLYFSQTPNEITVLMGKYCKTLGTQAA; from the coding sequence ATGCTCGCACAATTCAAACTGCGCTTTACCCAATCAACACGCAAAAAGATTGAAGCTAAACTGCGCCAGGCATACGGGAGTCAGAATTTACGTCTGGTCAAACGTATTAGTGCTTTATTGCAGCTTGGTCAAGGTGGTTCAGTGGCACAGGTAGCTGAAACATTGGCACTAGGCGAACAAACGATCAGGGATTATCTGCATGCATTTCTAAAACGAGGTATCGCTAGCTTTAGATACAAAGCGTCTCAAGGACGTCGCAGCAAACTCACTCCACGGCAACGACAACAGCTCAAGTCATGGATTAAAGCAGGTCCGCTCAAAGCTGGATACGAGTGTGGTTGTTGGAGTGCATTAATGGTTCAAGACCTGATTGCGAAACGCTTCAATGTTTCCTATCATCCCCATTATGTGAGTACTCTACTGAGGAACTTAGGCTTTTCATTTCAAAGAGCACGGTTTGTTGCAGCTCATCTCAATGAAGCCAAGCGACAAGAATGGATGACACACAAATGGCCTGAGATTTTGCGTTTATCAGCAGCCAAAGATGCCCTAATTTTATTTGGGGATGAGGCCAGTTTTGCGCAGTGGGGGTCGTTAAGCTACACCTGGAGTCTTCGTGGAGACCAGCCAACATTGCCCACCAGTGGTAAACGGAAGGCTTACAAGGTGTTTGGATTAATTGATTATCATTCTGGTCAGTTCTTCTATCAAGGTCAGACGGGACGCTTCAATTCTGAAGGGTATACTGCTTTTCTAACTCAAGTACTCCAGCAGACTCACAAGCATATTATTCTCATTCAGGACGGGGCTAGATATCACACCAGTAAAGCAACTAAGCAGTTCTTTGACCAGCAATCCGCTCGCCTTACTCCTTTCCAATTACCCACATATTCTCCTGACTTCAACCCAATTGAATTCTTGTGGAAGAAACTCAAAAAACGCAGCACACACCTACGGTTCTTCAAGCAATTTGATGACTTAGTTCAGCAGGTCGATGAGGGGCTACTGTACTTTAGTCAGACTCCCAATGAAATTACTGTCTTAATGGGCAAATATTGCAAAACCTTGGGTACACAAGCTGCCTAG
- a CDS encoding RNA polymerase sigma factor, RpoD/SigA family, whose product MTNTIKRLRPHQSPSRQQKVVTDNVRLYLRDIGRVPLLTPAQELQLSKQVQAMVTLQVFKEQLIQRDGGELSLQAWAEEAQCVVASLLEQLEQGQKAKQRMIAANLRLVVVIAKKYKDRNLEFLDLIQEGTLGLAKAVEKFDPQRGYRFSTYAYWWIRQGITRAIAEQGRTVRLPVHCTERLNKIKRAQRELSQSLGRSPTMSEIGKELSISPEQVIESLRLAQHTLSLDHKVGDDQEQTVGDFIESEEPLPEQFVTQKLFHQSINQLLDSLPNQQREVVILRYGLIDGQGHTLAAISRQMGVSRERVRQIQKQAIKNLQKHKESMQDFLAG is encoded by the coding sequence ATGACCAATACCATCAAGCGTCTCAGACCGCATCAATCTCCTTCTAGACAACAAAAAGTTGTTACGGATAATGTTCGTCTTTATTTGCGTGATATAGGGCGGGTTCCTCTACTCACTCCTGCCCAAGAGTTGCAATTGAGTAAGCAAGTCCAGGCCATGGTGACGTTACAAGTTTTCAAAGAACAGTTGATTCAGCGAGATGGGGGTGAGCTTTCTCTGCAAGCTTGGGCTGAGGAAGCTCAGTGTGTGGTAGCTTCTCTATTGGAACAACTTGAACAGGGCCAAAAGGCTAAACAAAGAATGATTGCAGCCAACTTACGCCTGGTGGTTGTCATAGCTAAAAAATACAAAGATCGTAATTTGGAGTTTCTCGATCTCATACAAGAGGGTACTTTGGGGCTGGCAAAAGCTGTTGAAAAGTTTGATCCTCAGCGGGGGTATCGTTTCTCTACCTATGCCTACTGGTGGATTAGGCAAGGGATTACTCGTGCGATAGCAGAACAAGGTCGTACTGTCCGACTCCCCGTCCACTGTACTGAAAGGCTCAATAAGATCAAGCGTGCTCAGCGAGAACTTTCACAATCTTTAGGACGAAGCCCAACAATGTCAGAAATTGGGAAAGAGTTATCTATTTCTCCCGAGCAGGTTATAGAGTCCCTACGTCTTGCTCAACATACGCTTTCTCTCGATCACAAAGTGGGTGATGATCAGGAACAGACAGTGGGTGATTTTATAGAATCTGAGGAACCATTACCTGAGCAATTTGTAACACAGAAATTGTTTCATCAATCAATCAATCAATTATTAGATTCACTCCCAAACCAACAGCGTGAGGTGGTAATCCTTCGATATGGATTGATTGATGGGCAGGGACATACACTCGCAGCCATCAGTCGTCAGATGGGTGTTAGTCGAGAGCGAGTACGCCAGATACAGAAGCAAGCGATTAAAAATTTACAGAAGCATAAAGAGAGTATGCAAGACTTTCTCGCTGGCTGA
- a CDS encoding HAMP domain-containing sensor histidine kinase, with translation MARILLLFARSANSAFITGKLSEYHEVISEESEQKNSTQELLQTPFDLCIIDGQMLEQLWQSITDCRSAQKPVLLPVLLIVGQGKMSTIKPQYWQVIEEIITAPIEMAELQARVEVLLRTRQISLELQQANSKLQQANEDLQEMNRLKSQFVSMVSHEFRNPLGAISGYIQLLEGRGNTLSTEKKQDFFQHIRDSLKRLTSLVDDVLVMGRVGVGKLTFEPEALDLEEFCRRLIEEVRYSSTQPCRLQFEVKNACYPAQPLFVDQKLLRYILGNLLANAIKYSPDGGEVQLGLAYIENQIEFQIQDSGIGIPSDDQEHLFEPFYRAANVGRLPGSGLGLAIVQQCVELHNGHIEVSSSVDQGTNVTVRLPMRTSPNG, from the coding sequence ATGGCTCGAATCTTATTATTATTTGCTAGATCTGCAAACAGTGCGTTTATCACAGGCAAGTTGTCTGAGTACCATGAGGTTATCTCTGAAGAATCTGAGCAAAAAAACTCGACCCAGGAATTACTTCAAACACCATTTGATTTATGTATTATTGATGGTCAAATGCTTGAACAGCTTTGGCAGTCCATCACAGATTGCAGGTCAGCCCAAAAACCTGTCCTTTTACCCGTGCTGTTGATAGTAGGCCAAGGAAAAATGAGCACGATTAAACCCCAGTATTGGCAGGTGATTGAAGAAATTATCACTGCTCCTATTGAGATGGCTGAATTGCAAGCTAGGGTAGAGGTGCTTTTACGGACTCGCCAGATCTCTTTAGAGCTACAACAGGCTAATTCTAAATTACAGCAGGCGAATGAAGATTTACAAGAAATGAATCGGCTCAAGTCTCAGTTTGTTTCTATGGTTTCTCATGAATTTCGTAATCCCTTAGGAGCTATTTCTGGATATATCCAGCTATTGGAAGGTCGGGGTAACACTCTCTCAACAGAGAAGAAGCAAGATTTCTTCCAACATATACGAGACTCTCTTAAGCGTCTAACTTCACTAGTGGATGATGTGTTAGTGATGGGGCGAGTTGGAGTAGGTAAGCTCACCTTTGAACCCGAGGCTCTGGACTTAGAGGAATTCTGCCGTCGCTTGATTGAAGAAGTGAGATATAGCTCGACTCAGCCTTGCCGCTTACAGTTTGAGGTGAAAAATGCCTGCTATCCAGCACAACCTCTTTTTGTGGATCAAAAATTATTACGCTACATTCTCGGGAACTTGCTGGCGAATGCAATTAAATACTCTCCTGATGGTGGGGAAGTCCAGTTAGGACTTGCCTACATTGAAAACCAAATTGAATTTCAAATCCAGGATTCTGGAATCGGGATTCCCTCGGACGATCAAGAACATTTATTTGAACCATTTTATCGAGCAGCAAATGTTGGACGATTGCCGGGGAGCGGACTAGGACTTGCAATTGTCCAACAATGTGTGGAACTTCACAACGGACACATCGAAGTTAGCAGTTCAGTGGATCAAGGGACGAATGTGACTGTTCGACTACCCATGCGGACTAGTCCAAATGGATGA
- a CDS encoding ATPase domain-containing protein, with amino-acid sequence MVSNVGKNPKKTKTNKVRISTGISGLDEILQGGLIANRAYLVRGGPGTGKTTLGLHYLTTQLPKGKSSLLICFGEPGNQILESGSDMELDLDCLHCLDLSPDSAFFTESQTYDFFSPAEVEKDPITQKIVDQVTKLNPDRIFVDSMTQFRYITADAFQFRKQVLAFIRFILGQGATVVFTSESSPEEPDYDLQFMSDGVINLELTPTRRTVSISKFRNSGFQPGQHSLRLGPQGMIVFPKLLPEAYKRNFQPEPLPSGIPSLDKMLKGGIERGMVTLFRGASGVGKTTIGLQFMKEAASRMERSVVFTFEEDVEVILRRSENLKIPARVMTEQGSLAIVKIEPLQYTPDEFSSIVRHEVEENNVRIVMLDSISGYNLSMQGEDFLSHLHALCKYLANMGVAVILINETALLDEDDKATDDSFTYLADNLILLRYIDRHEDGKVELRKSIGVIKKRLSDFEKTLRELKITRYGVEVGPPLTGLQGILDGDVIKSEDDDDD; translated from the coding sequence TTGGTTAGTAATGTGGGCAAAAACCCTAAAAAGACTAAGACCAATAAAGTTCGGATATCAACAGGAATATCTGGCCTTGATGAAATCCTTCAAGGGGGACTCATTGCTAATCGAGCTTACTTAGTACGAGGAGGGCCAGGAACAGGCAAAACTACCTTAGGGCTTCATTACTTAACTACTCAATTGCCTAAGGGGAAATCGTCCCTGCTCATCTGCTTTGGTGAACCAGGCAACCAAATTCTAGAATCTGGATCTGACATGGAGTTAGATCTAGATTGTCTGCACTGTCTTGATTTAAGTCCTGACTCAGCTTTTTTCACTGAGTCACAAACCTACGATTTTTTTAGCCCTGCTGAGGTAGAGAAAGATCCCATTACTCAGAAAATCGTGGATCAAGTGACTAAGCTAAACCCGGATCGAATCTTTGTAGATTCGATGACGCAATTTCGCTACATCACTGCAGATGCATTTCAGTTTCGCAAGCAGGTATTGGCGTTTATCCGCTTTATTCTTGGCCAAGGTGCAACGGTTGTTTTCACATCGGAAAGCAGTCCAGAAGAGCCCGACTATGATCTACAGTTCATGAGTGATGGGGTGATTAATCTGGAACTTACGCCCACACGGCGTACCGTGAGTATTTCAAAGTTCCGTAACTCAGGGTTTCAGCCAGGACAACATTCTCTACGATTAGGTCCCCAAGGCATGATTGTTTTTCCCAAATTATTACCTGAAGCTTACAAACGTAATTTTCAACCTGAACCATTACCATCTGGCATCCCTAGTCTCGACAAAATGCTAAAAGGGGGCATTGAAAGAGGAATGGTGACGCTATTTAGAGGAGCGAGTGGGGTAGGCAAAACCACCATTGGTCTTCAGTTCATGAAGGAAGCGGCAAGTCGTATGGAGCGTTCAGTCGTATTTACCTTCGAAGAAGATGTAGAAGTCATCTTACGACGTTCGGAGAATCTGAAAATTCCGGCACGGGTGATGACAGAGCAAGGCTCATTAGCCATTGTTAAAATCGAACCCTTGCAATATACCCCTGACGAGTTCTCTAGTATTGTTCGCCATGAGGTTGAGGAAAATAATGTCCGTATTGTCATGCTTGATAGTATCTCTGGCTATAACCTTTCCATGCAAGGAGAAGATTTTCTATCCCACCTTCATGCGTTATGTAAGTATCTGGCAAATATGGGGGTTGCGGTGATTCTTATCAATGAAACAGCATTATTAGATGAAGATGACAAGGCTACGGATGATAGTTTTACTTATCTAGCTGACAATCTAATTTTGTTGAGATATATTGATCGCCATGAAGATGGCAAGGTTGAGCTACGAAAGAGCATCGGTGTGATCAAAAAGCGGTTGAGCGATTTTGAGAAAACTTTAAGAGAGCTGAAAATAACGCGGTACGGTGTGGAAGTGGGTCCACCCCTGACTGGACTTCAAGGGATTTTGGATGGCGATGTTATCAAGTCTGAAGATGACGATGATGATTGA
- a CDS encoding cell wall metabolism sensor histidine kinase WalK, whose amino-acid sequence MNIDYTFPVDQQDQILVVDDAYENLCFIQAVLETEGYQVSLAENGKVALEQVQISVPHLVLSDVMMPGMDGIELTRHIRKQKELPFIPILLITAQEQSDVVEGLDAGADDFIRKPVEVTELLARVRSLLRLKHSIDEREQMTVMREEFVYRLTHDLRIPLVAADRMFVLLERGKYGAIPDQCQTVIATMKDSNHDLLQMTNTLLEIYKYEAGQKALPYTTFDVKQLAESVIEELRPLAEEKELELTIVVKSNSNSIHDFQLSGARLELRRVITNLVGNAIKFTDNGSIQIQLDRQSNYLTIKVDDTGCGISDEEQPIVFEREFQGNHRCSGNGLGLNLVRQIIEAHQGMVEVKSQVGKGSSFKVRIPT is encoded by the coding sequence ATGAATATCGACTACACTTTTCCAGTTGATCAACAAGACCAGATCTTAGTTGTTGATGATGCTTATGAAAACCTCTGCTTTATTCAAGCCGTTCTAGAGACGGAAGGGTACCAGGTCAGCTTAGCCGAGAATGGGAAAGTTGCTCTCGAACAAGTTCAAATATCAGTTCCACATTTAGTACTATCGGATGTGATGATGCCAGGTATGGATGGAATAGAGTTAACCCGGCACATTCGTAAGCAAAAAGAGTTGCCTTTCATCCCGATATTGCTGATTACGGCCCAAGAACAATCGGATGTAGTAGAGGGACTTGATGCTGGGGCCGATGATTTCATCAGAAAACCTGTTGAGGTTACGGAGTTGTTAGCTCGCGTCCGTTCTCTATTGCGCCTAAAGCATAGTATTGACGAACGGGAACAAATGACGGTCATGCGGGAAGAATTTGTCTATCGCCTCACCCATGATTTACGAATTCCTCTCGTTGCAGCAGATCGGATGTTTGTATTACTAGAGCGAGGTAAGTATGGGGCAATCCCTGATCAGTGCCAAACAGTGATCGCCACTATGAAAGATAGCAACCATGATCTGCTGCAAATGACCAATACATTACTTGAAATTTATAAATATGAAGCAGGTCAAAAAGCACTACCCTATACGACTTTCGATGTAAAACAACTAGCGGAGTCAGTGATTGAAGAACTCAGGCCGTTAGCTGAGGAGAAGGAACTTGAACTAACAATAGTAGTGAAGTCTAATTCCAATTCAATACATGATTTCCAACTGTCCGGTGCTCGGTTGGAGTTGAGAAGAGTCATTACGAATCTCGTGGGTAATGCGATTAAATTTACAGATAATGGTTCCATCCAGATTCAACTTGATAGGCAAAGTAATTATCTAACAATTAAGGTTGATGATACTGGGTGTGGAATTTCAGATGAGGAGCAGCCCATCGTGTTTGAGCGAGAATTCCAAGGCAATCACCGCTGCTCTGGTAATGGTTTAGGGCTGAACCTAGTCCGCCAAATCATCGAGGCCCACCAAGGTATGGTTGAAGTAAAGTCACAAGTAGGGAAAGGCAGTAGTTTTAAGGTCCGCATACCTACTTGA